Part of the Patescibacteria group bacterium genome is shown below.
GATACAAAAAGTAACGGCCGTTACAATTCGTATCATCAAAAAAATTAAATACTTACTTAATTAAATAGGGGTTGCTTATTAGCAACCCCTTTATTTTTTATTTTTTTTGCCAGTCCTCATCTATTTCTACGTCCTTAAATATCACCGTGTGGCATACTGCTATATAAGCAGTGCTTTTTTCAACATGAGAGCCGTCAACGTTTACATTTTTATCTTTGAAGATAATTATGATCGGTTTACCATTGGCGTCTGCTGTAATTTCCAATATTTTTACATTATCGTACTCTTCGTTAATTCCTGCCCCCACGATACGAAAACTCTGTATTTTTTCTTTCATTTTTATCACCCCCTTTTTTTTACTGAAATTATTATAACATTTTTTATAAATCCGTCAACTCTGTTTTTTGTTTTGTTTATAGTTCAAACCTCTTTTAATTCTTGCATTGCTTCCTCAATGCGGGTCAACTCATCTTCGGCTGCTTTTGCTGCAATTTCTTCTGCTCTGGGGATGGGGTAACCTTTATTATCAAGTTTGGCCTTACCAGCTTCATAGGTTTTGTGCGGCGTAAAAGCAAGATATATTTCTAAATATCTTTTATATCTTTCTTCATATTCTTTTGTTCCATGTTTTAGCCCTGGAGTAAACGCTATTGCTTGAGTAAATTCTTTTTCAATCAGTTCTTTTTCTTTATTATCAAGGCCACTATGCTCATAAGTTTCATATGGCACCCAGGCGCGGAATTTTTTTAGATATTCTTCTGTCCCAGGTTTTAGCCCCTTAGCAATCATTAATCCATTAAATTCTCTTTCAAACCAGTTTTCTCCTTTTTCGTCCCGCATATAATAACGCAGGGTATTTTTTATTTTTTCTGATAAATATTCTACACGCTCAGCAGTTTTAATGATTTTTTCGGTAGGTAGGTTGGGCTGTTCTCCTTCTGGTAGTTCAACATTTTTGCGGTGCCTAAATTTTTTTCCCATCTTTCCTAAAACCCATGAAAAATTATCCCACCACAAATAGTCATTAGCCCATCGACGATTTTTGCGATATGAGTTTAAACAAATTAAAGACTTTTCAGAAGGGTCTCCGTCGTGAGATTGGTTTGTCTCTTGGGTTTCTTTTATAATCTCAGTTACTTTCTGTTCAATCTGGGACGCAGGTAAGAAGCACAGTTTAGGAAATTTTTTTATCTCTCGACAATATTCATCTTCAAATCTAGAAAAAGAACCAGGCTTGCTTGCTTTTGATGCATCAATTAATATTGTAGAGTGATTTTCCCAACATTTTTGTGTCTGAGAGGGTACTGAATCGAAAGAGGTATATTTAAGATCCGCATTGGGTGAGGCCTTGGTAGATTTAATCCGAAAATTATTTATACTTAAGACAAGACTATCGATTTTATTATTTTCTATCCAGGTTTGTGCTGTATTCAGAATAGCCAATTTTTTATTTGATTGCCATTCTTTAGTTTTTTGTACATCTTGAGCAAATTTTTGACGAAGACCATCAATAAATTTTTGTTTCTGCTCATCGGGAATATTTTCTTTGTCGGATAATTTCTCAAATTGAAAATTAAGTTGGGTATTAAGGGAAGAGGGACCATAACTATAAATCGTGCCGGCCCTAGCGTTAAAAATAGCCAATACTGGAGTTCTAGTTTGCCGTGAAAATTCCTGACAAAAATTATTGGTTAAGACTGATTCGTTACTAACTGGTTTTATTTGATCTTCTACTTCTATAGTATACCCTAACGTATCAGGGTTATAAAAGAAGTGTTCTATTTCTATATTGTATTTTTTCGCTAATTCAATTCTTTTTTTAATTTCTTCTTCAGTAGCAAAATTTTTTTGTTTGGCAAATTCTAACGCCTCTTCCCAGGCAGTGGGTAGGACGTCTTGAAGTATTTTTTCCGGCGTTTTTTGGGGCTCTTTTTCTGGTATAAATTGTGGTTTTTCTAATGTTTCGAGCATAGTTTTATAACAATCCCATTTTTCCCTTGATTTCAATCATGTTTTTTTGCGCAATCTTTCTGGCTCGCTCAGTTCCGTCAGCCAGAATTTTTTTTATTTTCTCCGGATTTTTTGCCAGTTCTTTTATTTTTTTCTGGATTGGCGCCAATTCTTTGGCTAAATTATCAGCTAATAATTTTTTACATTCCAAACAGCCGATTTGCGCTTTTTGACAGCCTTTGGCAATATAATCCAATTCTTTTGAAGAAGAAACCAATTGATGGAGATGATAAAGGTTGCATTTGTCAGGCGTGCCAGGATCGGTTTTTCTCTGACGAGCCGGATCAGTCATGGCAGTGGAAAGTTTTTTAAAAATAATTTCCGGCGAATCGGATAAAGAAATATAAGTTTCCGGACCGTGAGATTTTGACATTTTTTTGGTCGGATCAGTCAAACTCATAATTCGCGATCCTTGAGTTAAAATTGATTTTGGCTCGGGAAACGTTTGACCGAATGTTTTATTGAATCTTCTGGCAATTTCTCTGGTTAATTCCAAATGTTGGACCTGATCTTCGCCAACCGGGACAATTCCCGCCTTATAAAGCAAAATATCAGCAGCCATTAAAACTGGATAATCAAAAAGCCCCATATTGACGCTTTCCGAATGTTCTTGGCTTTTTTCTTTAAATTGAGTCATGCGGCGAAGTTCGCCAATCGGAGTAATCGTATTTAAAATCCAAGCCAATTCGGTTACTTCCGGAATTTGCGATTGAACAAAAAGAATTGATTTTTTTGGGTCAATACCGCAGGCGATGTAATCCATGGCCAAATCTAAAATTTTATCTTGCATTGTTTTCGGGTCATAAGGCACAGTGATGGCATGATAATCAACAATACAAAAAATGCTTGGATATTTTTCTCGAAGTTTTACCCAATTTTTAATTGCTCCAAAATAATTTCCGATATGGAGCATTCCGGTCGGTTGTACTCCGCTGAATAAAGTCATGATTATATTATACATAATGATAATAGGCTTGTCAATTTGTGTGAGTAATTTACAATAGAAGGGTATGATAAATCAAGAATTAGCAAAAATATTTTACGAAATTGCCGAATACCTTGAAATGCAAGGAGTGTCTTTTAAACCCTATGCTTATCAAAAAGCGGCCCTTACTTTGGAAACACTGGAAGAATCAGCGGAAGATATTTATCACAAAGACGGACTAAAAGGCTTGGAGAAAATTCCCGGAGTGGGCGAGAGTATTGCTTTGAAAATGGAAGAATATTTAAAAACAGGCAAAATAAAATATTATCAAAAATTAAAAAAACAAACACCGGTTAAAATAGATGAATTAACGGCGGTTGAAGGAATGGGTCCTCAAAAAATAAAAATACTTTACGAAAAATTAAAGATTAAAGATTTGAAAGATTTGGAAAAAGCGGCTCAGTCGCACAAAATCGCTCCGCTTTTCGGCTTTGGCGAAAAAACTGAAAAAAATATTTTGGAAGGAATTGAGTTTTTAAAAAGGAGTAAGGGGAGATTTCTTTTGGGGGAAATTTTGCCCATGGCCAAAGAAATTTATCAAAAATTGGAAAATTTAAAAGAAGTGGAAAAAGTGGACATGGCCGGTTCTTTGCGAAGAAGACAGGAAACCATCGGCGATGTTGATTTTTTGGTAATTTCGGAAAATCCAAAAAAAGTGATGGATTTTTTTGTTTCTTTGCCCGGAGTAATAAAAGTTTGGGGCAAAGGTATGACAAAAGCTTCAGTCAGAATGAATAACGGTTTTGATATGGATATTCGAGTTGTGCCAAAAAACAGTTATGGCGCGGCTCTTCAATATTTCACCGGTTCAAAAGATCATAATATTGTTGTCAGGAAAATAGCCATGGAAAAAGGATTAAAACTTTCCGAATACGGACTTTTTCGCGGTTCAAAAATGATTGCCGGAAAAACCGAAGAAGAAATTTATAAAGCTCTCAATATGAATTGGATACCCCCGGAGATGCGGGAAAACAGAGGAGAGATAGAGGCGGCTTTAAAAAATAATTTGCCGAAAATTATCGATTATAATGATATTAAGGGCGATTTGCATTGTCATTCCAATTGGGATGGCGGAGAAAATACGATTCTTGAAATGACTGATAAAGCCATGGAAATGGGTTATGAATATATTGGTATTTCCGATCACACAAAATTTTTAAGAATTGAAAATGGATTGGACGAGAAACAACTTTTAAAACAGCACGAAGAAATAGAAAAATTAAATTCCAAATTTCGGCCTAAGGCCGACCAGCCTCGGGCTGGCAAGATTCTTACCTCCACTAAAGTTATAGTGGATGAGCAAAATTCCAAATTCCGCATCTTGCACGGCTGCGAAACAAATATTTTAAATGACGGTTCAGTTGACATTAAAGATGAGGTTTTAAAGAAATTAGATTTTGTCATTGCCGGCGTTCATTCCAATTTTAAATTAAGCAAAGAAAAAATGACGGCCAGAATAATCAAGGCGATGAAAAATCCGAATATTGATATTATCTCGCATCCGACCGGCAGAATCATCAAGAAAAGAGAAGAGTATCAAATTGATTTTAACGAAATTTTAAAAGCGGCAAAACAAACAGGCACAATTTTGGAAATTAACGCTCATCCGGTGAGATTGGATTTAAACGATCAGAATATCCGCCGAGCAAAAGAAATGGGAGTAAAAATGATTATCAATACGGATGCGCATCACAGAGACCAGATGAAACTTATGGAATTCGGCATTGCTCAAGCCAGGCGAGGTTGGGCGGAGAAAAAAGATATAATCAATACTCAGCCGCTGGAAAAATTATTGGAATATCTAAAATAAAATAGAGAATAATTTTAAAATTAAAAATCCCCGAACTAAGTTTAGTTCGGGGATTTGTTTTATTTTTCAAACATTTCTATTGCCGTTTGCAGATAGGCGATAGCTTTATCCAATTTCAGATGATCGTTACTGTCTCTGAGTCCACCCTCGGCATCAATGCTCACATTTGGGAAATTCCTAATAATTGGTTCAATCAGATGCAACGTATCCGGATTCAAACCGCCGGCTATCCCAATTCCTACATCCATATTTTTTATCGTAGGCATTAGAACATCAAGATATCTTTTCGTCTCCAATATATCCAATACTCTGCCATAACCGCCGCTGGAGTCCAATAAAACATGATTCACAAATCCTTTATATTTCATTATTCTATTGGCACATTCTTGAGGATTATGACCAACCATTTCGAGAGCATGATTCCCAATCTGCAAGATTATTTTTACTCCGGGATTTTTTGCCCGATACATCTTCAAAACATAAGGATCCGGCCAGGCCATATTAAGTTGAAAACCATGCAGATATTGACCGCTTATAGCAGTTAATTTTCCCAGCTGGTCATAAAGAATATCCCTCTCTTTGGTGTTAAAATGGATTAAACTCAGAACTTGTGGGTTGTCGGGGAAAATTTTGTAAATTTGATTCAATGATGGATAGCGGCCGGGAAATTTTTCATTTTTTAAACCCCCTAGGGTTTTGGAATTTGCCAAAACTCCGACCATGATTTTTCTGTTTTCCGGTATTTTCACCTTTAATAAAATTTCAGAAACTTCCTCCGGTTTCATAAAACCCGTAATTCCAATATACGGTTTCTCCATTTTTTCCTCCCTGTCTGCCAATAGCAGGCTTTTTTTAAAGTGCTTTTTATTAAAGCGATTATTCGGCTTTAACTTTAGTCATTATTTTATCATAAAAATCAATTTTTGTCAACCCCCACACCAAATGGCAATATTTTTTTATTTGTGTCCAAAGGCGCTAATCGCCATTCTGGTGTGAGAGTCAACCCCGTTTTATTCAATTAAAAAAGGGCGAATTATATTTATTCGCCCTTTTATTTTTTTAATTTTTCAGGATTCTTTTTTTCAATTGTTTCGGCCCGTTTTTACAAAATTCTTTTTCAATCGCAATGGTCATACTAAACCCAAAATTGCCTTCTATCATATTAAGCCAACTTCTTAACAACATACAATATTCCGGAGAGCTAGTATATCCATTCTCTATCCGTTGATAAAGCGTTACTCCATATTTTGGAAATAAGGCAATGAAATCTTTGGCCATCTCTTGAGTAAGTTCTTCTATTTTTTCAGTATATTTAGAACGTAATTTTGTCGACGCTCTATTAATTTTTTTGATACCATCCATTTTTCACCTCCTTTTTTGTTATTTTTCAATCGGATGAGACATAATTTTTTTCAAGACAATTTTATTAAGATATTGTCTGAATTCATCCATTACCTTGGCAGTGCTGAATGATTTCGGTTCATTACCTTCAGGGTCATACTCACGACCCAAATCATTAGTATGCACCAGAAGAGGAGGTCGGCATCTTGGATGCGTATGCGGTATTCTATCGAATTTGTCTTCACTATTTTTTCCGCAATGGCATTCACCTTTGTATTCAAGATACATTCTCGGTTCTTTTCTGAGCTTGCTGTTAACCTTTACGTTATTTATAAATTTATCGCGATCTCGCTCCCAATTGTCGCCGACATAGAGATAGAAAGTAGGGCCGGATTCGTCTTCATAGACATTGAGTTGCTTTTTGGGAATCACGATTCTGGTTATAAACGCAATAGCGCCATCAGTTATAGGACGGGGTTTATAATAAAAATAGAGTTCAAAATCTTGTCCTCTGACATACCTCACGCAAAAAAGTTCTTCTTCATCGAATTCCACTTTGATGCCGGGTACTTGCCAATTACGCTTTTTAAGTTCGTGAAGAATTTTTTCACAAACACAACCAAATGGAAATTGTCGACTGACGGAAATAGGTTTTGCCATTTTTCCTCCTTGTCTGCTGATTTGCAGACTTTTTTATTTTTAAGAACTGTTATTATTTAAGCAAATTTTTCGGTTTTTGTCAAATTTTATTTCAATAAGAATAAAGGCAATAAAACCAAAGTTAGAGTGGAAAGCAATTTAATCAAAACATGAAGCGAAGGACCGGCGGTGTCTTTAAATGGATCGCCGACTGTGTCGCCGACAACTGTGGCTTTGTGCGTGTCTGAACCTTTGCCGCCGAGATTTCCGATTTCAATGAATTTTTTCGCATTATCCCAAGCTCCGCCGCCGTTATTTAAAACCAAAGCCAATAAAATTCCGGCAATCGTAGCAACCATTAAAAAGGCGCCGATTACTTCGGCTTTGAAAATAATACCGATTAAAGTCGGCAATAAAATCGCCACCAAGCCAGGTAAAATCATTTCTTTTAAAGCGCCCTTGGTGGTAATATCAACGCAGCGAGCATAATCCGGTTTAGCCAAACCTTTCATAATATCCGGATTTTTTTTGAATTGATCACGCACTTCATTAATAATATAGTAAGCACCGCGGCTGACTGCGCGAATAGCCAAAGAAGAAAAAAGGAAAACCAACATTGCTCCCAATAATCCGCCGGTGAAAACAGCCGGTTTGGCCAAGTCAATACTTGTTAAATGAGCGTCGGTTAAGAAAGCGGAAAAAAGCAAGAACGCAGCCAATGCGGCAGAACCGACAGCATAACCTTTTGTTAAAGCTTTAGTCGTGTTGCCGACAGAATCCAAACGATCGGTAATTTTGCGCACCTCAGGAGATGCTTGCGACATTTCAACAATTCCTCCGGCATTATCGGTAATCGGACCAAAAGTGTCCATGGCTAAAATATAAGCCGCAGTAGATAACATTCCCATTGTGGCAATAGCCGTGCCATAAAGTCCGCCCTGATTCAAACCTGACATTTTTCCCAGCCAATAAGAACCCAAAAGCGCGGCGCTGATTACAACAGCCGGTAAAGCAGTACTTTCTAAAGCAACAGCAAAACCGGAAATAATATTTGTCGCAGCTCCGGTTGTTGATGCTTGAGCAATTGATTTAACAGGACGATAACGATATTCGGTATAATATTGAGTGATTAATAAAAAGGCGACGCCGGTCAATAGACCGACTAGGCCGCAAGTGAAAAATAATAACCAATGTGAATGCAAGAGCCAATGAGTGGCAAAACCAAAACCGATTGCCGCTAAAACAGCGGTTAAATAAAATCCGCGATTTAAAGATTTCATCGGATCTTCACTGCCTTTAACTTTTACAATCATTATTCCAAAAATGGAAGCGATTAATCCGAAAGCGCGGGCAACCAAAGGAAAAATGATTCCGGCTAAACCGAAAATTGGGAACAAAGCAATTCCTAAAATCATGGCGCCGATATTTTCCGCAGCCGTGCTTTCAAACAAATCCGCTCCGCGGCCTGCGCAATCTCCGACATTATCACCAACCAAATCAGCGATAACAGCCGGGTTTCTGATATCGTCTTCGGGAATGCCGGCTTCAACTTTGCCGACTAAATCAGCGCCGACGTCAGCCGCTTTGGTGTAAATTCCTCCGCCCAATTGAGCGAATAACGCCACCAGTGACGCGCCAAATCCAAAACCGACAATTGTTAATGGAACGATTTCAGGATTTTTTAAACCGCCGTATAAAACAAAAAGTCCGGCTACGCCTAAAAGCGATAAAGCCACGACTAAAATTCCGGAAACAGCGCCGCCTCGCATTGCCATTTTTACCGCCAAATCAACATTTTTCGTGGAAGCGACGGCAGTGCGCAAATTGGCTCGTACTGAAATATACATGCCGATAAAACCGGCTAAGCCGGAACAAAACGCGCCGGCGATAAAAGCGATGGCTGTTTTAACTCCCAAATTAAGATCGTCATTAAACGCGTAAAGGCAAAAAATTAAAATGGCGCACAAAGAAGTAATTAAAGCAATGGTTGAATATTGTCTTTTTAAAAATGCCATTGCTCCTTGTTTGATAGCCAGAGCGATTTCTTGCATTTTATCCGAACCTTGGTCGCTTTTTAAAACAAAGCGCGCTAGAAAAAAAGCAACGATTAGGCCTGTTAAACTGATACAAAATACAGTGATCAACATAATTTTTATTAAATTAATTATAAAGTATTGTAAATTTTATCAAATATTTATTTTTTGTCAAGATTATTAAAAATAAAAAATAGCTAATTAATAATTAAATTAGCTATTTTTTATAAATTATAAAAACTTTATTTTTTCTTTATTTACTGTTAAAAATTCTTTTTTAACCGCTAATTGCGGGAATTTTTTGCGAATGATTTTCTCGGCTTTTTCCAATTCTTTCTTGTGAAATTCAATTTCTTCTTTTTCTGATTTAAAATTTTTACTTCCGCCATAAGCTCCGCAATCTATGTGATTCACCAAAATTATTGAGTGCGGGTGATGCAATTTTATAGATATTCCGATATTTTCCAAAAGAGTTATTTTGTTTTCTTTTTTAGCCGGCGAAGTTAAATTTTTGATCGCTCCGGCTATTGTAATCAAATCAAAGTGGCCGTATTTTTCTTTTAAAAGCGGTAAGGCCTGAGGCCAAAAACGGTAATCAATACAAGAAATAACAATTGATAAGTTTTTTTGATGCAGCATATTATTTTAATAATTTTTTATTTGGTGCCGGAGGAGAGATTTGAACTCTCATAAGCTTGCGCTTACAGCGCTCTGAACGCTGCGTGTATACCAGTTTCACCACTCCGGCAAAAGTATACCAACTTGCCCCGCTTTTCGCGGCGGGGTTCCACCACGTGGGCCTACTTCCAAACCATCTTTGTTTTAATATACCAATTTTCAATATTGATAAAACGATCTGATGGTCGGTGAATATAATTGATATCTATCCCTTTTATTTTTTTATCAACCAGGTAGCTGTAAGTGGTATTGTATAAGAAAACGGCCGGAATATTTTCAGCGATAATTTCTTGAAAGTCGCCCCAATATTTTTTACCTAAATTATTTCCTTTTGTTTTTTCCGCTTTTTCCAATAATTCATCAGCCTTTCTATTATTAAAACCGCTTAAATTCAAACCCGGAGGCGCGATTTGCGAAGAATGCCAAAGAAAATAAGGATCGGAATCGGAATTAGCCAAAACGCCATAAAGAAAACTTTGAAAATTACGCGCTTTGATAACTTCAGCAATTTGGTCCGGTGAAATGGTAATTGATTTTATTTTAATGCCGATATCTTGCCAGGCGGTTTGAATTAATTTAGCAGTTGTTTCCAAATCAGGCTGACTGACCGTAGTGAGAGTTATTTCCAATTCTTGTCCGTTTTTTTCAAAAATTCCCCGCTGATTTTTTTGCCAACCGGCTTGAGTTAAAGTTTTTTCCGCCAAAGACGGATTAAAACTGTATTTTGTAATATTCGGATTGTAAGCGGAAGAAAAAGGGAGGATAGCGCTGTCTATAATTTGCCCTTCTTCGTTTAAAACATTTTTAAAAATTTGATTTTTGGGTGTTAAATAAGCCAATGCTTCTCGAACAGATTTATCTTTTAAAGGAGAATTTTGATCTTTAAGATTAAAAAAGATAACAGTATAATATGGCAAGTTAAGGGGGTAATGTTTGATATTTTTAAGACCGGACACTTCGTCTCTTATTTTTTTAGGAGCATATCCCAGACCGATAATTTCTTGATTTTTTAAAGCTTTGGCTGCTTGATTGAAATCGGAATAAATTTTAAAAGTTATTTCTTGTAGATTTGCCACGTGTCCGTAAAATTTTTCATTGCGTTCCAAAGTATATACTTTAATAACATTAGATCTGTCTTGGGTTAAAGATTTAAATTGAAACGGACCACTTCCTATTGGTTTGAGATTAAATTCTGATTGAGAAAAAATTTCCGGTGTAATATTTTGCCAAATGTGTTTTGGTAAAATTCCCAAGGCAAGGGCGGACATAAAAGCGTCTGAAGGATTTTTTAATTTAAATTGAACGCAATTTTCATCAAGCTGTTGAGCTTCTGATTCTTTAATCAAGGATTTAAATTGACTTTTAGAAACATCACTTTGAGCCAAATTAAAAGTGAATAATATGTCTTCAGGGGTTAATTTTTCTCCGTCATGCCAAAATATATTTTTTTTAAGACAAACTGTGTATTGTTTTTTATCTTGGCTGACCGAAACATTTTCAGCCAAATCAGGTTTTAATTCCAAGTTTTTATTATATTCTAAAAGTCCGGAAAAAATCAAACGGGATAAATCCAAATCCATGTCATCGGAAGCGAGAAGAGGATTAATAAATTTTGGCTCACTGACAGATCCTTCAATATAATATCCGCCGCTGATAGGTTTTGTTTGTAAATTAAAAAACCAAAAACGCCCGACAAGAAAAATAAAAGAAAAAAGAGTCAGGCATGTCAGAACAATAACAACTCTTTTCTCTTGAATAGTCAGAAAACGCCCGACATATTTTATTTGTTTTAAAGTCGGATGTTTTTTATTGAATATTTGTTTGAAAATTCGGTGCTCAAATTCCGGAATAGCAACAAACCGATTTTTCAATCTTTGTACAATTTTTTTGATCATGGAGAGTTTTTCTATTGCCAAGCGAGCGAGGGAAATGAAAATAGTAAATTTTTATTTCCGAGCGAGCACAGGCAAAAAATGGTTTAATAACCTTTACTTGGCGATAATTAATTGAACCACTCCCAAGATGAGAAAGGCAACTGCGGCTACGGCAGTAATCGCGAAGATAATTTTTTCAAGTCCTCGTTTGGTGTGATAAACATCACCGCCACCGCCTCCGCCGAATAATCCTGACGCACCTCCGCCTCTTGCTTGCAAAAGCACTCCACTGATAAGAACAGCGGAAACGACGATTTGAACAATGTTGAGAATTTGAGATGTAGACATATAAATTTTTTTATTAATTAATTATTTCTTAACTGTTGCTAAATAGGTATTTTTTAATAAAAATGCGACGCTTAGCGGACCAATGCCGCCGGGAACAGGCGAAAAGTAAGAAGCTTTTAAGGCAACTTTTGGATCAACATCTCCGGCCGGTTTGTTATTAACTCGGTTATAACCAACGTCTATGACAATGGCATTTTTTTTGATTATTTCTGATTTGATAAAATGAGGTTTGCCGATAGCGACA
Proteins encoded:
- the trpS gene encoding tryptophan--tRNA ligase encodes the protein MYNIIMTLFSGVQPTGMLHIGNYFGAIKNWVKLREKYPSIFCIVDYHAITVPYDPKTMQDKILDLAMDYIACGIDPKKSILFVQSQIPEVTELAWILNTITPIGELRRMTQFKEKSQEHSESVNMGLFDYPVLMAADILLYKAGIVPVGEDQVQHLELTREIARRFNKTFGQTFPEPKSILTQGSRIMSLTDPTKKMSKSHGPETYISLSDSPEIIFKKLSTAMTDPARQRKTDPGTPDKCNLYHLHQLVSSSKELDYIAKGCQKAQIGCLECKKLLADNLAKELAPIQKKIKELAKNPEKIKKILADGTERARKIAQKNMIEIKGKMGLL
- a CDS encoding PHP domain-containing protein, which encodes MINQELAKIFYEIAEYLEMQGVSFKPYAYQKAALTLETLEESAEDIYHKDGLKGLEKIPGVGESIALKMEEYLKTGKIKYYQKLKKQTPVKIDELTAVEGMGPQKIKILYEKLKIKDLKDLEKAAQSHKIAPLFGFGEKTEKNILEGIEFLKRSKGRFLLGEILPMAKEIYQKLENLKEVEKVDMAGSLRRRQETIGDVDFLVISENPKKVMDFFVSLPGVIKVWGKGMTKASVRMNNGFDMDIRVVPKNSYGAALQYFTGSKDHNIVVRKIAMEKGLKLSEYGLFRGSKMIAGKTEEEIYKALNMNWIPPEMRENRGEIEAALKNNLPKIIDYNDIKGDLHCHSNWDGGENTILEMTDKAMEMGYEYIGISDHTKFLRIENGLDEKQLLKQHEEIEKLNSKFRPKADQPRAGKILTSTKVIVDEQNSKFRILHGCETNILNDGSVDIKDEVLKKLDFVIAGVHSNFKLSKEKMTARIIKAMKNPNIDIISHPTGRIIKKREEYQIDFNEILKAAKQTGTILEINAHPVRLDLNDQNIRRAKEMGVKMIINTDAHHRDQMKLMEFGIAQARRGWAEKKDIINTQPLEKLLEYLK
- a CDS encoding sodium-translocating pyrophosphatase; translation: MLITVFCISLTGLIVAFFLARFVLKSDQGSDKMQEIALAIKQGAMAFLKRQYSTIALITSLCAILIFCLYAFNDDLNLGVKTAIAFIAGAFCSGLAGFIGMYISVRANLRTAVASTKNVDLAVKMAMRGGAVSGILVVALSLLGVAGLFVLYGGLKNPEIVPLTIVGFGFGASLVALFAQLGGGIYTKAADVGADLVGKVEAGIPEDDIRNPAVIADLVGDNVGDCAGRGADLFESTAAENIGAMILGIALFPIFGLAGIIFPLVARAFGLIASIFGIMIVKVKGSEDPMKSLNRGFYLTAVLAAIGFGFATHWLLHSHWLLFFTCGLVGLLTGVAFLLITQYYTEYRYRPVKSIAQASTTGAATNIISGFAVALESTALPAVVISAALLGSYWLGKMSGLNQGGLYGTAIATMGMLSTAAYILAMDTFGPITDNAGGIVEMSQASPEVRKITDRLDSVGNTTKALTKGYAVGSAALAAFLLFSAFLTDAHLTSIDLAKPAVFTGGLLGAMLVFLFSSLAIRAVSRGAYYIINEVRDQFKKNPDIMKGLAKPDYARCVDITTKGALKEMILPGLVAILLPTLIGIIFKAEVIGAFLMVATIAGILLALVLNNGGGAWDNAKKFIEIGNLGGKGSDTHKATVVGDTVGDPFKDTAGPSLHVLIKLLSTLTLVLLPLFLLK
- a CDS encoding ABC transporter substrate-binding protein; the encoded protein is MIKKIVQRLKNRFVAIPEFEHRIFKQIFNKKHPTLKQIKYVGRFLTIQEKRVVIVLTCLTLFSFIFLVGRFWFFNLQTKPISGGYYIEGSVSEPKFINPLLASDDMDLDLSRLIFSGLLEYNKNLELKPDLAENVSVSQDKKQYTVCLKKNIFWHDGEKLTPEDILFTFNLAQSDVSKSQFKSLIKESEAQQLDENCVQFKLKNPSDAFMSALALGILPKHIWQNITPEIFSQSEFNLKPIGSGPFQFKSLTQDRSNVIKVYTLERNEKFYGHVANLQEITFKIYSDFNQAAKALKNQEIIGLGYAPKKIRDEVSGLKNIKHYPLNLPYYTVIFFNLKDQNSPLKDKSVREALAYLTPKNQIFKNVLNEEGQIIDSAILPFSSAYNPNITKYSFNPSLAEKTLTQAGWQKNQRGIFEKNGQELEITLTTVSQPDLETTAKLIQTAWQDIGIKIKSITISPDQIAEVIKARNFQSFLYGVLANSDSDPYFLWHSSQIAPPGLNLSGFNNRKADELLEKAEKTKGNNLGKKYWGDFQEIIAENIPAVFLYNTTYSYLVDKKIKGIDINYIHRPSDRFINIENWYIKTKMVWK
- the secG gene encoding preprotein translocase subunit SecG yields the protein MSTSQILNIVQIVVSAVLISGVLLQARGGGASGLFGGGGGGDVYHTKRGLEKIIFAITAVAAVAFLILGVVQLIIAK